One Bombina bombina isolate aBomBom1 chromosome 5, aBomBom1.pri, whole genome shotgun sequence DNA segment encodes these proteins:
- the LOC128659547 gene encoding putative nuclease HARBI1: protein MQGEREADNAEVRQRRPDIPRVRLDIETLNEQQVFESFRLNREKIYQLYALLQDRLESQGYSSRAVPGMTKLLGALHFLASGSFQVTGGIVTGVHKSTLSKHLSKVIDGLYDNCRKFIFFPTSPRGWRDVKRDFFLLGGIPNVLGAIDCTHIALRPPVRREIIFRNRKHFHSLNVQIICDANMRILNVVAGFPGSSHDAYILRNSGVWRLFETNQMPEGHLLADSAYPLKKWIWTPLKENQVVGPAELRYNEAHIRTRAIIERLFGVLKMRFRCLDRSGGDLQFSPEKAIKIIVACCCLHNMAQEHGMLNDLLPTPQPPGEIFEPDVINHPQPLNAHLERSATIQEFFSD from the exons atgcagggtgagagagaagctgacaatgctgaagttagacagcgtaggcctgacatccccagagtgaggctggatatagaaaccctgaatgagcagcaggtgtttgaaagtttcaggctcaacagggagaaaatatatcagttatatgccctgttgcaagataggctggaaagccagggctattcaagcagggctgtccctggaatgaccaaactactaggggcacttcattttttggcttctggatcctttcaggtgacagggggcattgtaactggggtgcataagtccactctttctaagcatctttcaaaagttattgatggactttatgataattgcagaaaatttatttttttccccacatcacccagaggttggcgtgatgttaagagggacttttttcttttaggtggcatacccaatgtccttggggccattgactgcactcatattgccctaagaccccctgtgcgcagggagataatatttagaaataggaaacacttccactccttaaatgtgcagattatatgtgatgcaaacatgcgcatattaaatgttgtggcagggttcccaggaagtagccatgatgcctacatcctcaggaattctggtgtgtggagattgtttgagacaaatcaaatgcctgaaggacatctcctcg cagattctgcatatcctcttaaaaaatggatttggacaccattgaaagagaaccaggttgttgggcctgctgaattaag atataatgaagcacatatccgaacacgtgctataatagaacgactgtttggtgttctaaaaatgcgctttcgctgcctggacagatcagggggggatctccaattcagtccggaaaaagctattaaaatcatagtggcatgttgctgtctacacaacatggcacaggagcatgggatgttgaacgacttacttccaacaccacagcccccaggtgaaatctttgagcctgatgtaattaatcatccccaacccctcaatgcccatttggagagatctgcaactattcaagaattcttttcag attga